CTTTAATGTATGTTGACACTATGCATTAGTGCAATAAACCTCACATTAATTATGTCTAAACAGTTTTTTCATACACTTCATATTTGTACTGGATGCCATTCTCTTCCTGGACATCAGCAGGGACTCCTGGATATCTGGGGTGGGAGGAAAAATTTAATAGACTATCTGCAACACTTCTAACAAACCGGAAAAGTCTGAAAACCAAAACACCACCCATAATATGGGAATGGTGATTACATATCAATTTTTTAGCAAGTGATTTGATTAGTAACAGAATGATTGATTGGAGTTAGCAGCTGATAAATTCAAGATGTTGCATCCCAACTGCATTGCTAGCTCCAGCATCAGCAGTACTTGAGCTTCAACCACTTCCCCGCTCCTCCAAACAATCCAGATAGATCAATCTTAAAGAACCACTTAATTTGAACGAGCGATTCTGTGGACAGGAGTTGAGTTAGGAGCAAAACTTGAGTTATAGCTCGAGCTAACATGGaactgaagacaagcccttagacaacTGTAGGGTGTTTTTCTGTCAAATGGGGTGAAACAAATTAAGGTCCTaattctgcaaagatttacacatcTGTGTGACTTTACATAGGTGAGCAGTCTCATTAGGCTTACATTTTTGGCTATAGGATTggagccttaggcctggtctacactaggggggcggGGGCCGAACTAAGGTTActtaccttagttcgagttacttacccgtcctcacggtgcgggatcgaagtccgcggatcccccgtcgactccgccactgccgttcgcggtggtggagttccggagtcgacgggagtgcgttcggagttcgatatcgcgtctagatgagacgcgatatatcgaactccgagaattcgattgctacccgctgatccggcgggtagtgaagacgtacccttaattTGTTTTACTACATTGGACAAGGACTCCATTAATTAATTCTTTTGAATTAAACCAGTTTTCCCTTAGACATTGCATATTCCTTCTGGGCCATactattcaaataaaaaaaattcttgaaaATGTACATAGcagtaaatgagagcagaacatggccctaaattaaattaaaaataattcaaagTTGATTCTGAAGTCTCTCTCATTTTTCTTCTATTTGAAGGTGAATCATACCAGATTATTAACGTATCTTGATACTTACCCTGGGAGATGTTTGTATTTCTCCAAATCAATTTCTGGAAAAAATGTGTCACTTTCAAACTCATGCAAAATTCTTGTCACAAACAATCGCTGGTGAACTGGCTTCTCCATTGCTAcctgaaaaaccaaaacaaagggTTAAAATTTTAGTTTCTTTCTACAACACCACagctaggcaaaacagaggattGTTTTTGTCATGGAGATTTTTAGTGtagattttgattaaaaactaaaaataattCTCATTTATAATCTCATTTTTAAATGGTGATAATACCTAATGTGACACTCTGTGCCCCAAAGAAACACGCTGCCCCCCATATTCACCATGGTGATAtaattatgattttgttttgtacaaagtatgccctgTGAAggtgtcattctaaaagtcttaatctgttgaacattaatatcctattAAGTTGTATGTGCAatcattgtatatgaagttataaagttttgctatgtatgtgctactgaaacatgtgaggttgggaacacccacaagcagcctttcaggtacacaataaaaaggccaaacaatgttgaTGGCCTACTGAGGAAATACATactcacaaggattaccccaggaactgggtacaatagaaacctctgagatagcactacacaatggagACTGTTTGACCCagatcacagcaaaagagctttccagcaagttggaagaagatataaaagggggaagtgacaacATGAagggacctcactctccctacaacacaaCAGCTGAAAATATTACAGGAAAAAAGATTGAACTGGGGGGAGGGTGTGGAGAGGGAGAGTACTGGTCCTAGGCAGGAAAGAAGAAAGCCTTGCCTGTGTATGAAATGTCAGCAAACTGCTTGTACTATTTAACAGGGTGAgatactgcttgattcaaatcctatcatgtatattaggcttagattgtttttatttcttatggtaatttactttgtttgctatcacttataatcacttgaaatctatctttctgtagttaataaatctgttttatatatatttaactaaaacagtttGGTTTGGGTGAAgtgcttgggggaaaaaatctcagcTCAGGAACAAGGGTTGGTGCATGGCCACTTACCTTTGTAGAAGCggtggactgggtaataaattcatactAGTCAGgtttttgaccagggcaggacggtaTGGCCCTGGGGTCCTAGTCTGGGGAGCTGGAAGTattttggctggagcctctctattgttggttcatgcagtcgCTAGCCCAGTGTTCATGaacacagctgggtgtggcccctgcctgtggatgtttgGGTGAGGGCAaacttggagggctttgcagcttgtcacagcagcacagtgtgaaagGGAGTCCAGGCTGTTGAGACAGAGGACTCAGTGATAACCTAGTTCCAGGTGGCATGTGGGGACAGAAAGAACCAGTCACACCTACCTCACTTCTCTTACTTCTGCTGACAATGTAAAACAAAGTACAAGTATCTGAGAGACTTATTCCTGAGTTAGCCTTCCTATTGCCAAtcccaaacattaaaaaatcatgagactttaaaaaataataaactctcttcatttgccttctgatttgaGACTATAAGGTGTagttgggtcacattttcaaactgttTTCTGCACCTATAAGGGTttgaaaatacctttaaaaatacatGAAAGCTTGGATTCTCATGCAAAAGCTGGAACTTTTAGTAAACTATCAATACCACAACGTTTGTGATAACTGTGTGAGTTGGCACTAAAAAATCCTCCCAGCAAGTTGCAGTAACTAAACTGAGTGACTGAGGTGGAAATCTGCATTAGGTTCTATTGCTTTTGATCCAGTAGGGACAAAAGACAGTGCACAGTGTACCCACCCACCCCATACACAGCAAAACTCCACGAGTTCCACTACATATGCTGTCCACAACTGGAATCCTCTACCACAGGGATTCTCAAACGGGGGGttgagacccctcagggggtcgtgagctgtcagcctctacacCAAACCCGGCTTTGTAggcaacatttataatggtgttaaatatattaaaaagtggtttttaatttataaggggggggtgttgcactcagaggcttgctatgtgaaagtggtcaccaatacaaaagtttgagaaccactgctctatcaCTAGAGCTCTACCCAACTCACAGCCATGGAAAAACTTATCACAAACCATGAAATCTGGTTCTCTACCCTCTGTTATAAAAGTACCCTGTActatagggtaaaagcatacaacatttctcaaactggggctctcAACCCAAAATGAGGTTGCAAGGCTACTgtagggggtcatggtattgccacccttacttctacgttgccttcagagctgggcacctggccagcagctgctgctctccagccactcagctctgaaggttgtgaagaagtaagggtggcaatactgtgacccctccTCCCAATAGCCTTGCAACCCCCTTTTGGTTTGGGACTCCCAGTTTGCAAAACGCTGAGTCTGAAGGGctttacatgtttatattttgttgtttttaaatatacatgcATGTTTTGttacaacacagtgaaatttaagatttaaatatctgaaaccatgacattcaagattttaaaaatactattactgtgaaatttacaaaaatggaccatgaatttgggaGGGCCCTATCTAGCACCTAAAGATTCTATAAATTATTGGCCAATTATCTATTGCTAGAAAGGTGCTCATTCTGCCAAAACAGAAATATTGGTACACTCATTCAAGTTCCCCCACTACTCTTCAAAGAACAGTCTTCTAAATCCTCCCCTACCATCTCAGCAAGTACCTTTGAAAAGGAAATTTAAAAGCCTTCTATATTTACATGATTTGCGATTGCATCTCTGACTCATACTAACCTTTGCCTTCATCATTTTTTCCAGGAGAATGTCAAGCCAATATGCTCATTCATAAGAATAAGCACTGTCAGGTTGTTTTGGGATAACATGAATATATAACTACATttctatcaaggtcccttccagtcctatatttttGTGACTCTTTCCCATGTTAGaaggctttgtttaaaaaatatactgCAAGGTTTCACCGTTTTTCTAAAGTATGTGAAAGGATACCATTAGTCATCTAAAACCTACCACCAAAGAATACTGGAGAAATCTCAACTATTTAAACAGACATGcctacaaaagaaaatacagcttttaaacagtaataaataacTCCATCTGTCTACTTTTAATATTGttaaccccctccccaaatctAGTTTGTGGCTGAGACAAGACCACAGCAGCACTTGTCATGCTGATAGATGAGCTACTGTTGTGTACAGACTAGGGTCCAGATCCATTCTTAAAATACTGGATCTCTGGCATTTAGTGCCATCAACTGGAATGAAGAGATCATGTATAGAAGAGGTATTAGGAGGATTGCACTAAAATGATTTCAATCCCTTCTCTCAGACTACACGTAGCGGGTCATGAGGGGGAAATTGTTCTTCCGCCTCCATCATCTCATTCATCCTACTACATCTACTTGAAGCCACAAGGGGAAGTTACATCCACATGAATTCAGATGCAAGAAATAAAATGAGGTAAACAATATTTTCCAGCTATCCAAGTGCCAGGATTCATCAGCATCTGCATCAGCAGTCTGAAACTAACCCTGTGTACGACAAAAGGTAATTCTGGTGCAAAAAAATTAACAGTGCTACCGTAACACCACCCTCCATTAAATTTGCCTACCTTCAGATTGTTGCATACATCTGAAGCCTCAGAATTTTTCCATAGAttaaaggcagaagggaccattatattcATCCAGTCAGATCTCCTGTATTACACAGGGCATCAAACTTCCATTCCTCACAGATAATGGATACACAAATAGCTGTGCTTATGAAAAAGGCACTCTTCCATCTATGCCTATCTAAGAAGGGCAAAATCCCTTATCAGACTGGCTACTGTGAACCACACATTCATGATCTATGGGTTTGATTGCTACAGTGCAATATACCTAAGGATGGAATTGTCAGCCTTAGAAAGGTTTCAAGGAGTTCAAGCTATACGAGTTCACCTGCTTAGCAACAAAGTCTATAGAGGATACAAGAACTCAGTGCTCCGCTTTTTATATTGGCTCCCCACTAAGTAGTGTAAAGTCTGAGACTTCAGTCCTGAGTTCTGAAGCCCTCTTTATAAATGGCCCAACCTACTTTGGTGACCATATCAACTTCTGGATGATGTTCTTTGACAGAAGTTCTACTGGAACAATAGAATTGTCAACCACAAAAGTGTGGCTAGTGAACATAGGAAACAGAGCTTTCTCTGCAGCTGTCCCATAACTGTGGATCTCAATGATGGGACATAtcagaacaaaaaaaacctcaaaaacaaAAGGCACTTTTATAGCCTAGTTTTTTCCGCACAATAAGCACAGAAATTAAATAAGTTTCTCTCCACACAGAGAATAGAGAGATATAGAAACAGATGCcatgtatttctttttaaaatctgtaaaaTGCTCAGATGATATGATGCTATGTGGTATAAAACcctagaaagaaaagaaaatattcattttaaaatgttaatatgaTAAGGAAAAAAACTCTAAAGTATCTGTAAAGATAGTGATGCAAGTTAAGCTTTTTCTTCCCCCCAAAGGAAAGAAGAGCCATATTGCGTATTGAAACTTGAAGCTTAGCAAATATGGCATTTACAACACACAACGGCTTCAGAACCTGCCAACCTGTATAGCTAGTCAACAAGTGCTCAGTTAAAGAAGGTAGTTAATCATATGTAAGAGACTTGCTACAATAAGCAAGTATGAATGGATGCTTCTTAATTAATGCAAAAATATAATAATTGCCATTTTGAATTATTTGTtacataaatatttatattgaCACCTGGATATGTGAATACTGGATAATACATCTTTTTAGAAGCCCCTGCACAGTGTTACTAGGATTCAAGTCTAAGAGCATTACAAAAGAGAATCTTTaatgaaaaccaaacaaaaaactgaTCCACTTGctagtttaaaataaatacaagaaaTCTGCACACATTTAGAGTTTTCCTGTTCAAAGTTCATTGCAGAAAATTATCCACTCTTGCCAAAGGTGTTATGTATTAAAACTTTTATTTTCCATTATCACAGCctaattaaaacaacaacaaaaatccaaaATACAATCTTCCCACCAAGTACAGTAAGCCTTCCTATTTTCTTCTGTTGCCAAATTAACAATTCATTTTCCAAAATGTAATCAAATAATACATGAAAGTTGTTATGTAGGAAACATCCTTGACTGTTTGGCTGCTGTGGTTTTCTGAGAAATAGCCTGAGAACAGACCATATATAaaattaaacaacttgtattttaattgtttaatCTTGAGAGGCTTTAAAGTAACTTCCCTCTATCTAATTAGAAACTTCAGGAGATAAGCTGTTTGACCTATACAATAATATTGAAACTGGACAAAAGAGTCTTGTATGCAAGACAAGCGAGGACATTAGTCATATATTCAGTGTTTTTTAGTTTTGTTGCTGGGTGAGTgggtagcagggtgctggtgaaAAACCACCTAATTAGTCTCTGTCCAGTCAGCTCCAATCAAGGGAAGCAGATTAGGGCTGATGGAAAAGGCCTGATGCCGTCTTGAGGATTGGCAACACTTGCTGGCCTGTCAagccaagggctataaaggctgagAGAGAGCCAGATTCCTAACTTTCCATTCCTTTCTTCCTGGAATACTGAAACGGCTGGTGTAGGAGAGAACCAGGATGTTTCTGGTATCTCCAGACTGACCTTTGTTATCTTGGTATTCAGAACACGGAATGAGGGCACTGCCTTCCCTTTTAAGCCTTTCTCTCTGGAATAAGCTGTCACACTATCTAATGTGTATTGAGAAGTCTGTTCATCAGTGTCTTGTGGCATGGACACCAAGAGGTTGAGGATTGTGttgggttattttattttttcccctctggatAGGGGCTATACTTGTTAGAATGCAACTGGACATCCAGCAGGCCCCATACTTTTGACTTCAGAACTTTGATGTCTTTCTCTCTGTGGTAAGGCAGATGCCCCATACTGGCccataaggggttaatagagccctagggaggctgtgcaggaggcagccaatcagagaggggctgcaagcagcagccagccagggctggacttgcccatataagaagggctgggGAGCAAAGCATCTTCAGTCACTCCCTAGAGCTTGAGGAGGACAGGCTGCCTGGCAGGCAGAAGACAGCAAGCACGTGGCAGGCAGAGACCTGGGGAGCTAAAGGCAGCTCCTGGGGGACTGTAGGGATCCGCAGTCTGAGGCATAAGAACTTAATGACACCTTCTCTCCATTACAGGGAAAAGATATAAATTTACTTTAATCAGTTATAGTGAAGGGGTTCAAGAAAAATATCTTTTTGTAAACACACTGAGGTTGGCCGAACACAGATCTAGAATTGATGATCAGTGATAATTTTTTCCATGCTCAAAACCATTGAGACTAAATCTACTAGCTAGgggaaaatacaaaaaagtgaaTGTGTGTTTGTGAGTTATCAGAAATCCTGAGGCAAAGGCCTTGCAAGAAGCCCAGCTCCCCATTAatcctagctgctgggaaagggaaggatgTTGTGATTCTTAACAGGAACCTGGATCCTGTTTGGAAGGAGAGGGGTCCTCTTTCATATCATCTGGTTAAAAGGTTGTCTGAAAACTTTTCAAGGATCTCCCTGCTGAAAGGGAAACGaaatgttctctctctttcctactcCACAGCCTCCTGAATGGGGATTGTTGTATGCAGTTTAATTGCAGCTGTGCTGGTccctactttgtctctctaagGGGGTTTGGTGTCTGTTTATAGCTGTCAAGTTTTGTGCAGCCCCATGTGCAACACTTGGTGCATAATAGTTATAAATATGACAATTAGCACACTGAATTATTTGTAAATAATTTGTATATGATCCTAAACTTCAGCTTAAGTTCAATACACTTTGCCCCAAACAGTGGTCAGGATAGGAAATGGACTTGCAAAAAATTTGGCAAATGTAGTAAGTGGGTGGGTACTGAAGGGTGTCTGGAAAGTAGGTGAGTATTTAGGTGGGAAGAGGGCACAAATGGATGTGTGAGGTGAATAGATGAAAAATGGGATAAGGGGGGCTGCGAAAAAGCTAAGTTTGTGGAAGGGAATGtcaagggggaggagagagaaaatgggaTGGGGGAAGCTCAGTGGTTGTGGGTAGCTAGGTTTATAGGGATGTTCACTAGAGATGGTTAGATAGCTTTGGTGAGAAGCAGAGGATGGGGGTGTATGTGTGGAGACAGTGAGTGTCCAGAGAAAGCTGATGATGGTAAAGGAGGTGTGGGTGGGGAAAGATGAGTGGCTTGGGATGGGAGTGTCTGCAAGGGGCATGGCTGGTTGCTAGGTGGAGGACACTAGGTACACCCTTCACTTTCTTCTCCATTACCATCTCTTCTGCCCCCTCACTGcttgcctgcctgccttcccAGATTCCCTTTTGCTCACATACAGGCCCACAGTACCTTCTAGTGTCCATGAGCTTCAACTGCAGGGCCATTCCTGCAGCCCAGCTGTAGGATTAGATAAGCATATGTAAATGGCTAAATTAGCTTAGCTAAAAGTGTATACATGCTTTGCAGTTTGTGTAAAATGCAGATGTGTAGCAGTTTTGGAAAGGCCTTGAAAGATGGTATGTTTGATTGCAAATACTGGACCTGGAATATGGCTGATAAGATAGGAGGAAAGTCTTCGAAGAAGAGGCCCCAATTATCAAAGATGGTTTTACCAAAGGAAAGGATTCAAGAAATAGTGGCCATAGTCATAGGTCTGATAAATAAGGTATAAAAAGGTCAACACTTGAGAGTTTGTTGCTAGTAGCTGCCTGTCCAGTTGGAGCCAGCCAATATGGGTTTGAGCATCCCCAGTGCTAGTCCTGTCATAAGTACTTGATCAATACAACAACAAGTGTGAGAAAAGTGCTGAGCCATCTAGCTCCCGCCTCTCACGGACCCACAATACCATTTTAAGATTATTAATTTAGTGTTCCAACTGTACCTTATAAATGGAACTGCCTCCGATAATCCAAACCATGTCTATCTTACTTTTTAACTCTGGTGAGTCCAGAAGAACTAAAGCATCATCCAGACTTTTGGCGAGATAATGTGCTCCTTTTGGGGGTTCCCTAGAAAAATAAAGTTTGTGATAGTTAGTGTAAATTAAGTAGCTACTTTATATTTTGTCTACATTTCTGTTTATAAACATGTCCAAATACATTTCACATTTAACACAATCTTTAGCAACAaggtagacttttttttaaataagaagttTAATTAAAATTTCCACCATACAGTGGAATAGAATCTTCTGCATTACCAATCAGCATTTTAACAAACAACTAATTAAGTTATATAATAAATTATGGGGCTTAAATTTTATATTGGATATTTAAATAACACAAGAGACTtatttcagtggtagccgtgttagtctgtatcagcaaaaaaatgaGGGGTCCGtgtgcccatgaaagcttatgcccaaataaatttgttagtctctaaggtgccacaaggactcatttaaaaaaaaaaaaaaaaaaaaaaaaaaaaaagactttgggctagtctacacttaccagccgggtcgacgcggtgagttcgacttctcggagttcgaactatcgcgtctaatctggacgcgatagttcgaactccggaagcgccggggtcgacttcggtactccaccactg
The DNA window shown above is from Mauremys mutica isolate MM-2020 ecotype Southern chromosome 6, ASM2049712v1, whole genome shotgun sequence and carries:
- the DHFR gene encoding dihydrofolate reductase isoform X2 gives rise to the protein MTTTTTVEGKQNVVIMGKRTWFSIPEKNRPLKDRINIVLSRELKEPPKGAHYLAKSLDDALVLLDSPELKSKIDMVWIIGGSSIYKVAMEKPVHQRLFVTRILHEFESDTFFPEIDLEKYKHLPGYPGVPADVQEENGIQYKYEVYEKTV
- the DHFR gene encoding dihydrofolate reductase isoform X1, producing MVRPLNFIAAVCQNMGIGKNGDLPWPPLRNEFKYFQRMTTTTTVEGKQNVVIMGKRTWFSIPEKNRPLKDRINIVLSRELKEPPKGAHYLAKSLDDALVLLDSPELKSKIDMVWIIGGSSIYKVAMEKPVHQRLFVTRILHEFESDTFFPEIDLEKYKHLPGYPGVPADVQEENGIQYKYEVYEKTV